A genomic window from Helicobacter pylori includes:
- a CDS encoding ABC transporter ATP-binding protein, which translates to MNATNNQVLIEVKDLHSAFGSTIIHRGVSFSVHKGEVMAILGGSGSGKSTLLRCMILLNRPTKGEVLLFGENIWKLKEEEQQKIFNRCGICFQFGALYSSLTVLENVGIMLEQYGAYSKKIVEEISKMWIEKVGLPPRAYHLYPYELSGGMKKRVGIARAMATNPEILFLDEPTSGLDPYSAGKFDELIMTLKESLQLTVVMITHDLDSVHDCVDRFIMLKDGLLDFNGDLKDFIKKAQTQGLDEGNLFNSTRGEKFWKGM; encoded by the coding sequence ATGAACGCTACCAACAACCAAGTCTTAATTGAAGTGAAAGATCTCCATAGCGCTTTTGGAAGCACCATTATCCACAGGGGCGTGAGTTTTAGCGTGCATAAGGGCGAAGTGATGGCGATTTTAGGGGGGTCAGGGAGCGGTAAAAGCACGCTTTTAAGGTGCATGATTTTACTCAATCGCCCCACAAAGGGGGAAGTGTTGCTTTTTGGGGAAAATATATGGAAACTCAAAGAAGAAGAACAGCAAAAGATTTTTAACCGCTGCGGCATTTGTTTCCAGTTTGGTGCGCTCTATAGCTCTTTAACGGTTTTAGAAAATGTGGGCATCATGCTAGAGCAATACGGCGCTTATTCCAAAAAAATTGTTGAAGAAATTTCTAAAATGTGGATTGAAAAAGTGGGTTTGCCTCCTAGGGCTTATCACCTTTACCCCTATGAATTGAGTGGGGGGATGAAAAAGCGCGTGGGTATCGCAAGGGCTATGGCGACTAATCCGGAGATTTTGTTTTTAGATGAGCCAACAAGCGGGCTAGATCCTTATAGTGCAGGTAAATTTGATGAATTGATTATGACGCTCAAAGAGAGCTTGCAGCTTACGGTGGTGATGATTACGCATGATTTGGATTCTGTGCATGATTGCGTGGATCGGTTTATCATGCTCAAAGACGGGTTATTAGATTTTAACGGGGATTTAAAAGATTTTATTAAAAAAGCCCAAACTCAAGGGCTAGATGAAGGCAATTTATTCAATTCAACACGAGGAGAGAAATTTTGGAAAGGCATGTGA
- a CDS encoding ABC transporter permease: MKTEKQKFLEMRKDGSDSVLILRGDWDFKTSVFRLDELKKILLDHQGSLKMDFSGCQKVDFVFGMFLFDLVKGRSLNIELCNVSENNACALKVVKDWLEKEEDLESKKAHKKYELLITKLGKSIVETYNTFLNAFNFCGMILFYFIKSVFNPKRFCITPLLYHINESGFKVLPVSILTVFIVGFAVALQGALQLQEMGAPLMSVEMTAKLALREIGPFILTLVVAGRSASSFTAQIGVMKITEELDAMKTMGFNPFEFLVLPRVLALVIVLPLLVFIADAFAILGGMFAIKYQLDLGFPSYIDRLHDTVGWNHFLVGIVKAPFWGFAIAMVGCMRGFEVKGDTESIGRLTTISVVNALFWIIFLDAIFSIVFSKLNI; this comes from the coding sequence ATGAAGACAGAGAAACAAAAATTTTTAGAGATGCGTAAAGATGGATCGGACTCTGTGCTGATTTTAAGAGGGGATTGGGATTTTAAAACGAGCGTGTTTCGTTTAGATGAGTTGAAAAAAATCTTATTAGATCATCAAGGGTCTTTAAAAATGGATTTTTCAGGATGCCAAAAAGTGGATTTTGTTTTTGGCATGTTTTTATTTGATTTAGTTAAGGGGCGTTCTTTAAACATCGAATTGTGCAATGTGAGCGAGAATAACGCATGCGCTTTGAAAGTGGTTAAAGACTGGCTTGAAAAAGAAGAAGATTTAGAGTCTAAAAAAGCGCACAAAAAATACGAACTTCTGATCACTAAATTAGGCAAGAGTATCGTAGAAACTTACAACACCTTTTTAAACGCGTTCAATTTTTGCGGCATGATTTTGTTTTATTTTATTAAGAGCGTTTTTAACCCCAAACGCTTTTGCATCACCCCCTTGCTCTATCATATCAATGAATCCGGTTTTAAAGTTTTGCCGGTGAGTATTTTAACGGTGTTTATCGTGGGGTTTGCCGTTGCTTTGCAAGGGGCTTTGCAGTTGCAAGAAATGGGTGCGCCTTTAATGTCGGTTGAAATGACGGCCAAACTCGCTTTGAGAGAGATTGGCCCTTTTATTTTGACTCTTGTGGTGGCCGGGAGGAGCGCGAGCAGTTTTACCGCGCAAATTGGGGTGATGAAAATCACTGAAGAATTAGATGCGATGAAAACCATGGGCTTTAACCCTTTTGAATTTTTAGTGTTACCCAGGGTGTTAGCCTTAGTGATTGTGTTGCCTTTGTTGGTGTTTATTGCCGATGCGTTCGCTATTCTTGGGGGCATGTTTGCGATTAAATACCAATTGGATTTGGGCTTTCCAAGCTATATAGACAGATTGCATGACACAGTGGGTTGGAACCATTTTTTAGTAGGGATTGTCAAAGCCCCTTTTTGGGGGTTTGCGATTGCAATGGTGGGGTGCATGCGCGGATTTGAAGTCAAGGGGGATACCGAGAGCATTGGGCGCTTGACCACCATTAGCGTGGTGAACGCTTTGTTTTGGATCATTTTCTTAGACGCTATTTTTTCTATCGTCTTTTCTAAGTTGAATATATGA
- a CDS encoding META domain-containing protein: MNLRLAGASVLTACVFSGCFFLKMFDKKLSSNDWHIQKVEINHQVYDIETMLADSAFREHEEEQDASLNTALPEDKAAIEAKEQERKEKRKHWYELFKKKPKPKSSMGEFVFDQKENRIYGKGYCNRYFASYAWQGDRHIEIEDSGISRKVCRDEHLMAFELAFMENFKGNFMVTKGKDTLILDNQKMKIYLKTP; encoded by the coding sequence TTGAATTTACGATTGGCTGGAGCAAGCGTTTTAACGGCTTGCGTCTTTTCGGGGTGTTTTTTCTTAAAAATGTTTGATAAAAAACTTTCTAGCAACGATTGGCATATCCAAAAAGTAGAGATAAACCATCAAGTCTATGACATTGAAACCATGTTGGCCGATAGCGCTTTTAGAGAGCATGAAGAAGAGCAAGACGCTTCTTTAAATACCGCTCTACCTGAAGATAAAGCAGCGATTGAAGCCAAAGAGCAAGAGCGGAAAGAAAAAAGAAAACACTGGTATGAGCTTTTTAAAAAGAAACCCAAGCCTAAAAGCTCTATGGGGGAGTTTGTGTTTGACCAAAAAGAAAATCGTATTTATGGGAAAGGCTATTGCAACCGGTATTTTGCCAGCTATGCATGGCAGGGTGATAGGCACATTGAAATTGAAGACAGCGGGATTTCAAGGAAAGTGTGTAGAGATGAGCATTTGATGGCGTTTGAATTGGCGTTCATGGAGAATTTTAAGGGTAATTTTATGGTAACTAAAGGTAAGGACACGCTTATTTTAGACAACCAAAAAATGAAAATCTATTTGAAAACGCCTTGA
- a CDS encoding outer membrane protein, producing the protein MFKKIMFFCVFLIGGVAVSPLDAMPILHDKTPKKNYQEAHEKLYRSIINRQKLTRHKSGWYFLGGFGAVEATKDYQGKEMKDWIATLDLKTGVQSFFKKYIGIRGVFAWDLGSGKVNYQSHKDPTNSFFTMLAVGLDVIMEFPLGSYKHYLGAFGGARGALVVYTDKQNFKFFKKSVVSGGLAINGGVMLTLFLRHRIELGFKILPTARLLSSSKRFETSPLFYAAYSYKF; encoded by the coding sequence ATGTTTAAAAAAATCATGTTTTTTTGTGTTTTCTTGATAGGGGGGGTTGCTGTTTCACCCCTTGATGCGATGCCTATTTTGCACGATAAAACCCCTAAAAAAAATTACCAAGAAGCCCATGAAAAGCTCTATAGAAGCATCATTAACCGCCAAAAACTCACACGCCACAAAAGCGGGTGGTATTTTTTAGGGGGGTTTGGCGCTGTAGAGGCCACTAAAGACTATCAAGGCAAGGAAATGAAAGATTGGATCGCCACGCTTGATTTAAAAACCGGCGTGCAAAGTTTTTTTAAAAAATACATTGGGATTAGAGGGGTTTTTGCTTGGGATCTTGGATCAGGAAAAGTGAATTACCAAAGCCATAAAGATCCTACCAATTCTTTTTTTACCATGCTTGCGGTGGGTTTGGATGTGATCATGGAATTTCCTTTAGGGAGTTATAAGCATTATTTAGGGGCGTTTGGAGGGGCTAGGGGGGCTTTAGTCGTTTATACAGACAAGCAAAATTTCAAGTTTTTTAAAAAATCTGTGGTTTCAGGGGGCTTAGCGATCAATGGAGGGGTTATGCTCACGCTTTTTTTAAGACACCGCATTGAATTGGGGTTTAAAATCTTACCCACTGCAAGATTGCTTTCTAGCTCCAAACGCTTTGAGACTTCGCCCTTATTTTATGCGGCATACAGCTATAAATTCTAA
- a CDS encoding cytochrome-c peroxidase, translating to MKKSILLGACLAFSCAHALNDLELIKKARESQLEPMPTGKALKEYQIKKTRDVGIGTKNSEIMTPAQVELGKMLYFDPRISTSYLVSCNTCHNLGLGGVDLVPSAVGSQWKKNPHLLSSPTVYNSVFNDVQFWDGRVTHLNEQAQGPIQSSFEMGADPKVVVEKINSMPGYVKLFRKAYGSKVKIDFKLIADSIAMFEATLITPSRYDDFLRGNPKALSKAEKEGLDLFISKGCVACHNGINLGGTMQPFGVVKPYKFANVGDFKGDKNGLVKVPTLRNITETMPYFHNGQFWDVKDAIKEMGSIQLGIEISDEEAKKIETFFEALKGKKPKIIYPELPIMTDKTPKPSF from the coding sequence ATGAAAAAATCCATTTTATTAGGTGCTTGCCTGGCTTTTTCTTGCGCTCATGCCTTGAACGATTTAGAATTGATCAAAAAAGCCAGAGAAAGCCAATTAGAACCCATGCCTACAGGCAAAGCGCTCAAAGAATACCAGATTAAAAAAACCAGAGATGTGGGTATTGGCACTAAAAACAGCGAGATCATGACCCCAGCTCAAGTGGAATTAGGCAAAATGCTCTATTTTGATCCTAGGATTTCCACTTCCTATCTTGTGTCTTGCAACACATGCCATAATCTAGGCTTAGGCGGGGTGGATTTAGTCCCAAGTGCAGTAGGCTCTCAATGGAAGAAAAACCCCCACCTTTTAAGCTCCCCAACGGTGTATAACTCCGTCTTTAACGATGTGCAGTTTTGGGATGGTAGGGTTACGCATTTAAACGAGCAGGCGCAAGGGCCAATCCAGTCTTCTTTTGAAATGGGGGCTGACCCAAAAGTCGTGGTAGAAAAAATCAATTCCATGCCAGGCTATGTCAAACTCTTCAGAAAGGCTTATGGCTCTAAAGTTAAAATTGATTTTAAATTGATCGCTGATAGTATCGCTATGTTTGAAGCCACGCTCATTACTCCAAGCCGCTATGATGATTTTTTAAGAGGCAATCCTAAAGCGCTCAGCAAAGCCGAAAAAGAAGGGCTGGATTTGTTCATTTCTAAGGGCTGTGTGGCTTGCCATAATGGGATCAATCTTGGTGGAACAATGCAGCCTTTTGGGGTAGTCAAACCTTATAAATTCGCTAATGTGGGCGATTTCAAGGGCGATAAAAACGGGCTTGTGAAAGTGCCTACTTTAAGGAATATCACCGAAACGATGCCTTATTTCCATAACGGGCAATTTTGGGATGTCAAAGATGCGATCAAAGAAATGGGATCTATCCAGTTAGGTATTGAAATCAGCGATGAGGAAGCGAAAAAGATTGAAACTTTCTTTGAAGCCTTAAAAGGTAAAAAACCTAAAATCATTTATCCAGAACTCCCTATAATGACAGACAAAACCCCTAAACCCTCTTTTTAA
- a CDS encoding MlaD family protein, with protein sequence MERHVNYTLIGGLFFLCLVCMVGFILWLGHLGLDDGKYYEYVVYTDKDLGGIATNSPVNYKGIQVGNVIKVGFAKDKVGVVRLDLMIKSSVKIRKDSKVAVSSRGFMGLKFLALEQSHNEEFYGSSDKGERVLIFKEGLMDRLSGDANQVMQEVMKAIKNVNRILDDQNVEKFKHILASVDDLIANLDSRKTQFDSLISNANHLVSNVNNVALDVDKRLKQGQYDFKAMFTPLIMQAQLSLTNIDNFVEKGSALIDKFDANPYKTIFGERK encoded by the coding sequence TTGGAAAGGCATGTGAATTACACTTTAATCGGCGGGCTCTTCTTTTTATGCTTAGTTTGCATGGTAGGTTTCATTTTATGGCTAGGCCATTTGGGTTTAGATGATGGGAAGTATTATGAATATGTGGTCTATACGGACAAAGACTTGGGAGGCATTGCAACCAACTCGCCCGTTAATTACAAAGGGATTCAAGTGGGCAATGTCATCAAGGTGGGCTTTGCAAAGGATAAAGTGGGGGTGGTCCGTTTGGATTTGATGATTAAATCCAGCGTTAAGATCCGTAAAGATTCTAAAGTGGCGGTTTCTTCTAGAGGGTTTATGGGGTTAAAATTTTTAGCCTTAGAGCAAAGCCACAATGAAGAATTTTATGGCAGTAGCGATAAAGGGGAGCGGGTTTTAATTTTTAAAGAAGGGCTTATGGATCGCTTGAGCGGAGACGCTAACCAAGTGATGCAAGAAGTGATGAAAGCGATTAAAAACGTGAACAGGATTTTAGACGATCAAAATGTAGAAAAATTCAAGCACATTCTCGCTTCAGTGGATGATCTCATCGCTAATTTGGATTCAAGAAAGACTCAATTTGATTCACTGATCAGCAACGCTAACCATCTCGTTTCTAATGTCAATAACGTGGCTTTAGATGTGGATAAGCGCCTAAAACAAGGGCAATACGACTTTAAGGCGATGTTCACCCCACTAATCATGCAAGCGCAATTGAGCTTAACAAACATTGATAATTTTGTGGAAAAAGGCTCTGCTTTGATAGACAAATTTGACGCCAACCCTTATAAAACGATTTTTGGAGAAAGGAAATAA